The following are from one region of the Natronosporangium hydrolyticum genome:
- a CDS encoding FxsA family protein, translated as MSRRPWLPAALLCLLVAEIVTFLVIGNVLGFGWALLLVAAASLLGVVLLRREGLRAWRGFQAAAAEGAPPGPRVTDGVVGLTGAMLLTAPGLISGVAGAVLLLPPVRAVVRSRVQARSEQQMTSPAAGQMFGPRRVHVHQEPPAPGGDRVDHRDQVVEGEIVDDR; from the coding sequence GTGAGCCGGCGGCCTTGGTTGCCGGCGGCGCTGTTGTGCCTGCTGGTGGCCGAGATCGTGACGTTTCTGGTGATCGGTAACGTGCTCGGCTTCGGCTGGGCGCTGTTGCTGGTAGCCGCGGCGAGCCTGCTCGGAGTGGTGCTGCTGCGCCGGGAAGGGCTGCGGGCATGGCGCGGCTTCCAGGCGGCGGCTGCCGAGGGCGCGCCCCCGGGCCCGAGGGTGACCGATGGTGTGGTGGGGCTTACCGGCGCGATGCTGCTGACCGCACCAGGGTTGATCAGTGGGGTAGCGGGGGCGGTGCTGTTGCTGCCGCCGGTGCGAGCGGTGGTCCGCAGTCGGGTGCAGGCCCGCTCCGAGCAGCAGATGACCTCGCCAGCGGCGGGGCAGATGTTTGGTCCCCGGCGGGTGCATGTCCATCAGGAGCCACCGGCCCCCGGCGGTGACCGCGTCGACCACCGCGACCAGGTCGTCGAGGGGGAGATCGTAGACGACCGCTGA
- the lnt gene encoding apolipoprotein N-acyltransferase — protein sequence MAGCAAALAGLALLFAFPPYDQWWLAPVGVALFAVAVHRRRARVGAGLGALTGLVFFVPLLSWAALEIDAAPWLLLSASQAAFVAALGAAAAYLSPLIDRAPLTWPVWVAVLWVGQEALRSRVPFGGFPWGRLAFSQADSPLLPLAAIGGAPLVSGATALVGGVIAAVLWRLTVAASSHRGQWVAAARAQALPVGALLAAVGAVLLASMAVPQRQPDGPPVTVAIVQGNVPRLGLDFNAQRRAVLDNHVRATEELAQRVGRGEAAQPDLVVWPENSSDIDPIANPDAGALISGAADAIDAPILVGAIVRDPAAAGPYNVGLVWQPGTGPGEMYAKRQPVPFAEYLPLQPVVEPIARWLTGDDVDRVGGFAAGDEPGVLQLGPAAVGDVICFEVAYDGLVRDSVVEGAELLAVQTNNATFNEAEAYQQLAMVRLRAVEHGRESLMASTVGISGFVGVDGQVSDATGFFTQDVPVRTLSLATGRTLATTVGVWPEALLATGALAGLAAAFVLRRRSRTKVIDVNERST from the coding sequence GTGGCCGGGTGCGCGGCGGCGCTGGCCGGGCTGGCGTTGCTGTTCGCCTTCCCGCCGTACGACCAGTGGTGGCTGGCCCCGGTCGGGGTTGCGCTGTTCGCGGTCGCCGTACACCGGCGGCGGGCGCGGGTGGGCGCCGGGCTCGGTGCCCTGACCGGGCTGGTCTTCTTTGTGCCGCTGCTGAGCTGGGCGGCGCTGGAGATCGACGCCGCGCCGTGGCTGCTGCTGTCGGCCTCGCAGGCGGCCTTTGTGGCGGCGCTGGGGGCCGCCGCCGCATATTTGAGTCCGCTGATCGACCGGGCGCCGCTGACCTGGCCGGTGTGGGTGGCGGTGTTGTGGGTGGGGCAGGAGGCGCTGCGTTCGAGGGTTCCGTTCGGCGGCTTCCCGTGGGGTCGGTTGGCTTTCAGCCAGGCGGATTCACCGCTGTTGCCGCTGGCCGCGATCGGGGGCGCGCCGCTGGTGAGCGGCGCGACCGCGCTGGTCGGTGGGGTGATCGCGGCCGTGCTGTGGCGGCTGACCGTGGCCGCGTCTTCGCACCGTGGCCAGTGGGTTGCGGCGGCACGAGCGCAGGCGCTGCCGGTGGGGGCGTTGCTGGCCGCCGTCGGGGCGGTGTTGCTGGCCAGCATGGCGGTACCCCAGCGGCAACCCGACGGGCCACCGGTGACGGTCGCGATTGTGCAGGGCAATGTGCCGCGGCTGGGGCTGGACTTCAACGCCCAGCGGCGCGCGGTGCTGGACAACCACGTCCGGGCGACCGAGGAGTTGGCGCAGCGGGTCGGCCGGGGGGAGGCCGCGCAGCCGGATCTGGTGGTGTGGCCGGAGAACTCCAGCGATATCGACCCGATCGCCAACCCGGACGCCGGGGCGTTGATCAGCGGCGCCGCCGACGCGATCGACGCGCCGATCCTGGTCGGCGCGATCGTGCGGGATCCGGCGGCCGCCGGCCCGTACAACGTCGGACTTGTCTGGCAGCCGGGGACCGGGCCGGGTGAAATGTACGCCAAGCGGCAACCGGTACCCTTCGCCGAGTATCTGCCGTTGCAGCCGGTGGTGGAGCCGATCGCCCGGTGGTTGACCGGCGACGATGTCGACCGGGTCGGCGGGTTCGCCGCTGGTGACGAACCGGGAGTGCTGCAACTGGGCCCCGCGGCCGTAGGGGATGTCATCTGTTTCGAAGTCGCCTACGACGGGCTGGTACGCGACAGCGTGGTCGAGGGGGCTGAGTTGCTGGCGGTACAGACCAACAACGCAACCTTCAACGAGGCCGAGGCGTACCAGCAGCTGGCGATGGTGCGGCTGCGCGCGGTCGAGCACGGCCGAGAATCGCTGATGGCCTCGACCGTGGGGATCAGCGGGTTCGTCGGGGTAGATGGCCAGGTTTCCGACGCGACGGGGTTCTTCACCCAGGACGTCCCGGTGCGTACCCTGTCTCTCGCGACTGGCCGCACGCTCGCCACGACGGTGGGGGTGTGGCCGGAGGCGCTGCTCGCGACGGGCGCGCTGGCGGGTCTGGCAGCGGCGTTCGTGCTCCGGCGGCGGTCCCGGACGAAGGTGATCGATGTGAATGAGAGGTCCACATGA
- a CDS encoding polyprenol monophosphomannose synthase, with protein sequence MTGGQPATDAELGRVLVVIPTYNEAENLPLITARVRAAVPAVEILVVDDASPDGTGELADQLAAEDDQIHVLHRAGKQGLGAAYLAGFSWATDRGFDVVVEMDADGSHAPEQLSALLAQLPTADVVLGSRWVPGGEVVNWPLQRKLLSRGGNIYTRLALGMPIKDATGGYRAYRIPALEKINVDSVASQGYCFQVDLAWRAHRHGLRVVEVPITFTERERGASKMSPAIVREALWRVTVWGFQARRQALRRALGRGRRFP encoded by the coding sequence ATGACAGGCGGCCAGCCGGCGACCGACGCCGAGCTAGGACGGGTGCTGGTAGTGATTCCCACCTACAACGAGGCGGAGAATCTACCGCTGATCACCGCCCGGGTCCGCGCAGCTGTGCCGGCGGTGGAGATCCTGGTGGTCGACGACGCCAGCCCCGACGGCACTGGTGAGCTGGCCGACCAGTTGGCGGCCGAGGATGACCAGATCCACGTCCTGCACCGAGCCGGCAAGCAAGGGTTGGGGGCGGCGTACCTCGCCGGGTTCAGCTGGGCCACCGACCGCGGTTTCGACGTAGTGGTGGAGATGGATGCCGATGGCTCGCACGCGCCGGAGCAGCTATCGGCGCTGCTGGCGCAGCTGCCTACCGCGGATGTGGTGCTCGGTTCCCGCTGGGTGCCCGGCGGCGAGGTGGTCAACTGGCCGTTGCAGCGCAAGCTGCTCTCGCGCGGCGGCAACATCTACACCCGGCTGGCGCTGGGGATGCCGATCAAGGACGCGACCGGCGGTTACCGCGCCTACCGGATCCCTGCCCTGGAGAAGATCAACGTCGACTCTGTCGCCTCACAGGGATACTGTTTTCAGGTAGACCTTGCCTGGCGAGCCCATCGACACGGCCTGCGGGTGGTGGAGGTGCCGATCACCTTTACGGAGCGGGAGCGCGGGGCGAGCAAGATGAGTCCGGCGATCGTCCGGGAGGCGTTGTGGCGAGTGACCGTGTGGGGTTTCCAGGCACGCCGACAGGCGCTGCGCCGGGCGCTGGGCCGCGGACGCCGCTTCCCGTGA
- a CDS encoding RNA polymerase-binding protein RbpA encodes MGERMLRGSRLGAVSYESDRNTELAPRQTREYLCARGHQFEVPFAVDAEVPMTWECKYDGSVAQLVDGLEPEQKKVKPPRTHWDMLLERRSLAELDEILNERLEEVRTRRGRA; translated from the coding sequence ATGGGCGAGCGCATGCTGCGCGGCAGTCGGCTGGGGGCCGTCAGCTACGAGTCCGATCGCAACACCGAGCTGGCGCCGAGGCAGACCCGGGAGTACCTGTGCGCCCGGGGCCACCAGTTCGAGGTGCCCTTCGCGGTCGACGCGGAGGTCCCTATGACCTGGGAGTGCAAGTATGACGGCAGCGTCGCCCAGCTGGTCGACGGTCTTGAGCCGGAGCAGAAGAAGGTCAAGCCGCCGCGGACCCACTGGGACATGCTGCTGGAGCGGCGTTCGCTGGCCGAGCTCGACGAGATCCTGAACGAGCGACTCGAAGAGGTCCGGACCCGCCGAGGCCGGGCCTGA